The Phacochoerus africanus isolate WHEZ1 chromosome 15, ROS_Pafr_v1, whole genome shotgun sequence genome has a segment encoding these proteins:
- the FRAT1 gene encoding proto-oncogene FRAT1 produces MPCRREEEEEAGEEEEEEEEEEEDSFLLLEQSVTLGGSGEVDRLVAQIGETLQLDAAQDHPASPGAPPGPPLQPPRPLAAVRAEKALATALPPLLPPGSAEAGGPAPPGALRCPLGDRGRVRGRTAPYFVAELATGPSALSPLPTQLSLDGPSGADKRGAPQPLSGPCRRGWLRGAAASRRLQQRRGPQLQARTGDDDPHRLLQQLVLSGNLIKEAVRRLHSRRLQLHAKLPQRPLLGPLSAPVHEPPSPRSPRAACSDPGASGRRTQLRTGDGVLVPSS; encoded by the coding sequence ATGCCGTGccggagagaggaggaagaggaagccggcgaggaagaggaggaggaggaggaggaggaggaggacagctTCCTCCTACTGGAACAGTCGGTGACGCTGGGCGGCTCGGGCGAGGTGGACCGGCTGGTGGCCCAGATCGGCGAGACGCTGCAGCTGGACGCCGCTCAGGACCACCCTGCCTCCCCGGGCGCTCCCCCGGGACCGCCGCTGCAGCCCCCGCGGCCCCTGGCAGCCGTGAGAGCGGAGAAGGCCCTGGCCACAGCTCTGCCGCCGCTTCTGCCGCCCGGGTCGGCGGAGGCTGGGGGCCCGGCGCCCCCGGGGGCCCTGCGCTGCCCCCTCGGGGATCGCGGCCGCGTGCGGGGCCGGACTGCTCCCTACTTTGTGGCCGAGCTTGCCACAGGCCCCAGCGCTCTGTCCCCATTGCCCACTCAGCTTAGCCTTGATGGACCCTCGGGAGCGGACAAGCGGGGTGCCCCGCAGCCGCTGTCGGGCCCGTGCCGGCGAGGATGGCTGCGGGGTGCCGCCGCCTCCCGCCGCCTGCAGCAGCGACGTGGGCCCCAGCTTCAAGCTCGCACCGGCGATGATGACCCGCACCGGCTTCTGCAGCAGCTCGTACTCTCGGGGAATCTCATCAAGGAGGCGGTGCGGAGGCTTCATTCGCGACGGCTGCAGTTACACGCAAAGCTTCCCCAACGCCCGCTCCTTGGCCCTCTGTCGGCCCCGGTGCATGAGCCCCCTTCGCCCCGCAGCCCTCGCGCGGCCTGCAGCGACCCTGGCGCGTCCGGGAGGAGGACGCAGCTCAGAACTGGCGACGGCGTTCTAGTCCCCAGCAGCTAA